DNA from Debaryomyces hansenii CBS767 chromosome A complete sequence:
GCCATTCCtgctttaataataatagctTCTGGAACGCTCTTTATTCTAACCTCAAAGCCTTGCGAAGACGAGAAAATTCGCATCAAATAATCTTGGCGTGGGACACacaaattaaatgaaattggtCTTTGACGGTGAACTTAAATACCGGAACGAATTTTATCCGAGTTATTACAAACGATCGGCATTTGAAGAACAATAGATATGCATATGTATACTAAGCAAAAAATATCAGCCTTGTTTTGAAAAGCCATGTCAAATTCCACGAGACTagaaaatagaaatatatatagatgCAAGTACGATGTACCTGATTACATTTCAAGTTATTTAGTTAATTTAATTAGgaatgataaagaaattgttcATTATTGCCGCTTTATTTGCTACAATTACAAGGGCCAGCCCTATATTAAAAAGagatttatcttcaaataacaGTAGCACTAGTTATTCGCTTGATGATTTATGCTCCATTTCGCATGTTCGGGAGTCGTTGCCTCTGAATGGGACTTTACTTGGTATTGAAATGATTCCGACATCTGTCGAAGTTAATGTCGCTGAAAGTTCTAATTACTGCTATTGTAACATCTCTGTTTCTTATGCGCATACAGGAAAAAACGATACTATTGTCCTCAACTATGCTTTGCCGGATCCTTCCACCTTCGAGAGTAGATTTTACGTTGCTGGTGGAGGTGGTTATAGCCTTAGTAGTTCTTCTACTGGTGGTCTTTCCTATGGTGCTGTAGGCGGTTGCACTGATGCTGGTTACGATGCCTTCAGTACATCTTATGATGAGGTGGTTCTTTTTGGTAATGGTTCTATTAACTGGGACGCAACTTACATGTTCGCTTACCAAGGATTGGGTGAAATGACCACCATAGGTAAAGCTCTCACTAGTGTTTTCTACGGAATGTCTGACGATGAAAAGCTTTATACTTACTTTGAAGGTTGCTCCGATGGTGGCCGTCAAGGTATGAGTCAAATACAAAGGTATGGAGATTTGTATGATGGTGCTGCTATCGGTGCACCTGCTTTCAGGTATGCTCAACAACAAGTCAATCATGTTTACCCTTCCAtggttgaagaagatttgaattacTTTCCACCTCCATGTGAATTGAgtaaaattatcaatgcTACAATTGGTGCCTGTGATTCTCTCGACGGTCGTATAGATGGAGTTATTTCCAGAACAGATCTATGTATGCTTAGGTTTAATTTGAGTTCTATAATTGGAGAACCCTATTATTGTGAAGCTCAAAATAGTACTTCTCTTGGATTTGGCTTTAGCAAAAGAGCCGAAAGTAGTACTACCTCTTATCAACCAGAGCAAAACGGTACAGTTACTGCTGAGGGAGTAGCTATTGCTCAAGCAATTTATAAAGGCCTTCACAATTCTGCTGGTGAAAGAGCCTATCTTTCGTGGCAAATTGGTTCCGAACTTAGTGATGCTGAAACTAAATATAGCGAAGATTCGGGGTCTTGGGAGCTTAATATCCCATCCACTGGAGGGGAATACgttgcaaaatttattcagttattaaatattgataaccTCTCATCTCTCGATGACATCACTTACGACACATTAGTTGACTGGATGTCCACCGGTTACTATAGATACTTGGATTCTTtacaaacaataatacCTGACTTAACCTCATTTTACTCGAATGGAGGAAAATTGTTACACTATCACGGTGAATCTGATCCAAGTATTCCTGCCGCTTCTTCGATTCATTACTGGCAAAGTGTTCGTTCTATTATGTACCATGAAATGTCTTTTAATGAATCGCTTACTGCTCTTGACAACTGGTATCAGTTTTATTTAGTACCGGGTGCTGCTCACTGTGGTGCAAATAGCTTGCAACCAGGCCCATATCCAAAATCTAATATGGAGACCATTATAGAATGGGTGgaaaaagataagaaaCCATCCGGTCTTAATTCAACTGTCTCTTCAGGTGACTATGAAGGCgaatttcaacttctttgCAAATGGCCACTTCGTCCATTTTGGAAAAGTAATTCCAGTTATGACTGTGTTTATGACCAGGCATCTTATGATTCTTGGACATACACTTTTGATGCCTTCAAAGTTCCAATTTACTGATTCTGCTTCTTAaattttttccttttcatcttcgtcaAAGTAAATTAATAGACTTTGgttatttaaaattcttcagaaGTATTAAAAATTAGGTCTTTTTTTTCGCCTTCATACATTCCATATTAACATTTTCTAGCTTACTGTTGGTATTATATGCTTAAAATACATTTCTTTAGAAAATGATCTTGAAGTAATTCAGGGGTCATTGCTATGCACATTCTCGGGATCATCAT
Protein-coding regions in this window:
- a CDS encoding DEHA2A14784p (no similarity), which produces MRIFSSSQGFEVRIKSVPEAIIIKAGMASEFLTPIQKALAGLLNFQS
- a CDS encoding DEHA2A14806p (highly similar to uniprot|P78581 Aspergillus oryzae Tannase precursor), which codes for MIKKLFIIAALFATITRASPILKRDLSSNNSSTSYSLDDLCSISHVRESLPSNGTLLGIEMIPTSVEVNVAESSNYCYCNISVSYAHTGKNDTIVLNYALPDPSTFESRFYVAGGGGYSLSSSSTGGLSYGAVGGCTDAGYDAFSTSYDEVVLFGNGSINWDATYMFAYQGLGEMTTIGKALTSVFYGMSDDEKLYTYFEGCSDGGRQGMSQIQRYGDLYDGAAIGAPAFRYAQQQVNHVYPSMVEEDLNYFPPPCELSKIINATIGACDSLDGRIDGVISRTDLCMLRFNLSSIIGEPYYCEAQNSTSLGFGFSKRAESSTTSYQPEQNGTVTAEGVAIAQAIYKGLHNSAGERAYLSWQIGSELSDAETKYSEDSGSWELNIPSTGGEYVAKFIQLLNIDNLSSLDDITYDTLVDWMSTGYYRYLDSLQTIIPDLTSFYSNGGKLLHYHGESDPSIPAASSIHYWQSVRSIMYHEMSFNESLTALDNWYQFYLVPGAAHCGANSLQPGPYPKSNMETIIEWVEKDKKPSGLNSTVSSGDYEGEFQLLCKWPLRPFWKSNSSYDCVYDQASYDSWTYTFDAFKVPIY